The genomic region GTGTTCGGCGAGGGCACGGCCGTAGCCCCGGCCGCCCTGGTCCGGGTCGACCATGAAGCCGGCGTTGGCGATGCGGGCGGCGGGGCCCCCGTAGTTCGGGGTGAGGTAAGCGGAGGCGACGACGACGCCGCTGTCGTCCTCGACGACGTAGACGCGTTTCGCCGGATTCATCCACAGGACCCGGGCCTCGTCCTCGGAGGTTCCCGGGTCCCATGCGTACGTCTCGCCCGCGGCGACGATGCGGTGCCAGAACGGCCAGATGCGCGGCCAGTCGTCAGCCACTGCTTCCCTGATCAGCATGGGTGCGAGTCTGACACGCCCATGCGCTCGGCGAACGCGGCGGGGGGGCTGCGCCCGGTCAGTCGACGCTGGGCAGGATGTGGGGCTCGGCGAGGTCCTCCTCGTAGCCCGCGAGGCGGATCGGGGCCGACCGGGCCCACACGTCCAGGCTGCCGAGCTCGTCGGACCGGCGGCCCTTGCGCTCGGTGCGTTCCTTGGGGCGTTGCTCGCGATTCGTCTTCTCCGGTGTCACCGCGCACTCCT from Streptomyces chartreusis NRRL 3882 harbors:
- a CDS encoding GNAT family N-acetyltransferase — encoded protein: MLIREAVADDWPRIWPFWHRIVAAGETYAWDPGTSEDEARVLWMNPAKRVYVVEDDSGVVVASAYLTPNYGGPAARIANAGFMVDPDQGGRGYGRALAEHLLTQARAAGYRGMVFNAVVETNPAVTLWTSLGFTILGTVPDAFEHPRHGLVGLHIMYRAL